The window ACACATCACCCCGATGCAAAGTAGTATGAGTAAGTTCACTCTTCCGCAGATCTACCAAAACTATCTTCAGCGCCTCAACAATCTGAGGGTACCGCAAGAGAAATTCGTGATTCTGTTCTCAGGTGTTCCGGCCAGCGGGAAGACAACCTTAGCAGAGAGACTTTCGAAGCACTTCTCGGCTGTCTACATATCGTCCGACGTACTTCGCTCGACAATCAAGGAGATGTATCCGAGTATCAAACCGGACCAGTTGGAAAAGGTCGCTGAAACTTTTGCCAGAGATTATTATCCGCAACTATTCACGCTGCCAAATAAGTTTCACGTAGTTGACGCTAACTTGGATGTGCAGCTGGGAATGATGGAACAGTATCGGCAACTCGGGGTGCCCCAGTTCATCATTCGTATCAATACAGATAAGGACCAGTTAGTAGAGCGGATCAATGGGCGGTCAGGACACTTCCAAGAAAAGACCCTTATCTTACGTGAGTTAGATAAGAAACTATCTAAGCATGCCAAGTTTATGCGAAACTTCTCGGATCTTGTAAGCTATACAATCGACTCGCGAGAAGGCTTCTTGTTCGACGAGCTGGTGCGTGATATAGACAAGTGTCGACTATCGCTCGAAGTCTAGGTATTTAGCGGGTTGCCACTGAGAAGACGGGCTTGAGCAGCTGACGCCATTTGGCAAGGCTCCCATGCGCAGTTCTGTAGGGTTCAACATCTGCAGGGTGAAGCTGATTCCAGATTGCCCAGGCGAGCTGTATTGCGGAGTGGTCTGGTAGCAGTAGGTGCTGCCGTTAGCTACTACATCGTTAAACGGCCTGTCCACGTTACCACTAGATGAGGGTGTGACTATATAGGCACTGCTATCTTGAAAGCCAAGAGTTTGCTGTACATCACTGCTGAAGCCGACCATGTAGTTGTGCGGGACGATGTTGTCATGGATGAATGATATGAGATGCTGATTTAAACTCCAGACTGACTGGTTCGTCTTATTGGTACCCTTAACCACCCAAACCCCCTGTGCGGTGCCATCTTGGTCTTGGTAGACTTGGCCGCACTGCTGGTCGGCTGCAGGTGAGAGGTTGTTGAAATCGCCAATCTTACCGTATAGAGCCTTGCGCACGCTGGCAGAGAAGTAGTCGAGTGAACATACGTAGTTGTCGTCGTTCGGCTTCCAAATAGCCGGGTCTGCGGTTTGGCCTACCTTTCGGCTGTCTGACAGTCCGAAATCGAAGTTGGTGGTAAAGTTAGCCGCTCCACCAGCTGTACCGATTTCTG is drawn from Candidatus Saccharimonadales bacterium and contains these coding sequences:
- a CDS encoding AAA family ATPase, producing the protein MSKFTLPQIYQNYLQRLNNLRVPQEKFVILFSGVPASGKTTLAERLSKHFSAVYISSDVLRSTIKEMYPSIKPDQLEKVAETFARDYYPQLFTLPNKFHVVDANLDVQLGMMEQYRQLGVPQFIIRINTDKDQLVERINGRSGHFQEKTLILRELDKKLSKHAKFMRNFSDLVSYTIDSREGFLFDELVRDIDKCRLSLEV